The Candidatus Limnocylindrales bacterium sequence TGCCGCCATAAAACAGAGCAAGCCCAGGGGCGGTCATCATCAAAACCAGGGCCGCTGAGGTCAGCATCCAGGCCGTATCTCCGGCACTAATTTGAGGGGGAGGGGTCTCCTCGGCACTCCATGCAAAGTTCAAATTTCCAACCCCCCCTATAAAGATGAGACTTCCTAGGAGAAGGCTCATTAATCTTACAGATAATTTTCCTGTCATGGGTAAAACCTCCTTAAATAATGGATAAATATTTTTTATCCCTAACTGCTGATTTTATGAGCAATGAGTATACCATATCGTTTAGAGTACGGGAAATCTTGAAATTCCACCGGAAACTATGGGCTCTGGATTACCGGATCAACTCCCATTTAGAAAGAAAACTTGATTAAACTTTGTGCAATCAGGAGAGGTTTAGCCTAATTTTTAGGCAATTCCTGTAAAGGTCCTTAGAACCGGGATGTTTCTAGACGGGAATTTATCCGGCTGGAAGGTATGGAAAAAACCTGTCAGGCCAAAAAGACTATTTTTTAGGCAGAACCGTTTTTTCAATCCCATCTTGCCCACAAATTGGGCACCGGGGATCTGAATAGATCTCGATGGAAAGGAGCCGGTAATTTAGCTCATCGTAATAAAGGTAATAGGGGTGCTGATCCCCGGGGTTTATCAAATAGTTTACCAGTAAATTGAGTCCTATATTTGCTATGACAGCATTCAGGGTAATAACACTGGGAGAGGATAAATGGGTATTCTGAATATAACCGGTGGCCCGACGAGCCTGTTCCAGGGTTTCTGAGTATCCTTGAACTTTTAGACCCTGGCAGAGTAAACAGGGCCCTCCGGGTCTATAAAATCGAACCTGGGCCCCTTTTTCCTGAAGAGTCCCTTCGGGGGAAAGAATAATCCCAGACCCCAGATCTAATAAAGGTTTTCCTTGCTGTGAGGCAAAGAGTT is a genomic window containing:
- a CDS encoding ThiF family adenylyltransferase, yielding MSLERWDRNIRWLGEAAQQKIFDTILAVFGCGGLGAIFVQSAMHVGFSKFLLIDPDRVELSNFNRLPGVQESDVGKYKVEFLKQTVLSFNPQAFVKTFPTDLQNLLDTEDLLPAPEVWIGGLDNNLSRLALQLFASQQGKPLLDLGSGIILSPEGTLQEKGAQVRFYRPGGPCLLCQGLKVQGYSETLEQARRATGYIQNTHLSSPSVITLNAVIANIGLNLLVNYLINPGDQHPYYLYYDELNYRLLSIEIYSDPRCPICGQDGIEKTVLPKK